In Mustela lutreola isolate mMusLut2 chromosome 1, mMusLut2.pri, whole genome shotgun sequence, one genomic interval encodes:
- the SCGB1A1 gene encoding uteroglobin — translation MKLAVIFTLAFLALCCSLASAEICPAFLNVMKTLFVGTLSSYEAALEFFAPDADMRDGMIQLRNLVDTLPSNTTQNILKFTGKVLKTPACA, via the exons ATGAAGCTCGCTGtcatcttcaccctggccttcCTCGCTCTCTGCTGCAGCCTTG CTTCAGCAGAGATCTGCCCAGCCTTTCTGAATGTCATGAAAACCCTCTTCGTGGGCACACTCTCCAGTTACGAGGCTGCACTTGAGTTTTTCGCCCCAGACGCAGACATGAGAGATGGGATGATCCAGCTGAGGAATCTGGTGGACACCCTCCCCTCAAACACCACACAGAACATCCTAAAGTTCACG gGCAAAGTCTTAAAAACTCCAGCGTGTGCTTAG